CCGAAAGCCCTGCGCCGGATGCGGCCACCGCCTCCATCATCAGCGCCGCTTCCAGGATGCCCAGGCCCGCGCCGCCGTATTCGGTCGGCATCGCCACGCCCAGCCACCCGGCGCCCGCCATCGCGCCATAGAAATCCTCGGGAAAGCCGCCCTCCTTGTCCTTGCGGGTCCAGTAATCGTCGTCAAACCCCGCGCACAGGTCCTGCACCGCGTGGCGGATGGCCGCCTGATCGTCAGTCAGCGAGAAATCCATGGGCTAGCTCTCAGAAAATGGAAGGGTCAAGCGGCCTGCGCGGCCGGCTGGCGCAGCATCAGGGCCACGCGCCGGCAGGTCGCCACCAGTTCGTCGCGCTGATTGAAGGCGCGGTGCCCGAAGACGACGATGCCGTTCTCCGGCCGCGACCGGCTCTCGCGCAGTTCCAGCACCTCGGATTCCACCCGCAAGGTGTCGCCAGCGAACACCGGCGCCGGAAAGCGCACCTCATCCCAACCCAGGTTCCCGACCGTTGTGCCCAAGGTGGTGTCGCCGACGGAGATGCCGACCATAAGCCCCAGCGTGAAGGCGCTGTTGACGAGCGGCCGGCCAAACTCGGTGGTCTTGGCGTACTCGGCGTCCAGGTGGATCGCTGCCGGGTTCAAGGTCATGGTGGTGAACAGCACGTTGTCGGTCTCGGTGACCGTGCGCCGCACATCGTGCGTGAAGTGCTGTCCGACATGGAATTGCTCGAAATACAACCCAGCCATCGTTGTCTCCTTGCGCGCTCGCGGGATACTGTTCCCGTCTTGGCATAGGCATCCATGCCGGTTGCGCTAAACTGAACGCTAACATACTGTATGTGTGCATACAATATTGGGACCAACCCGAGGAGACACCCCATGCCCGCCAGCCCCACCCTCAACCGGCAAGTCGTCCTGAAGTCCCGCCCGCTGGGCATTCCGCAGGCCGAGCATTTCGAGATCCGCAGCGCACCGGTGCCTGAGCTCCGTGACGGCGAAGTGCTGGTGCGCAATCAATTCCTGTCGGTCGACCCTGCCATGCGCGGCTGGGTGAACGCGGCCGCCAATTACTCGGAGCCGGTCGGCATCGGCGAAGTCATGCGTGCGTTCTCCGCAGGCCGGGTCGTAGCCTCGCGCAATCCGCGCTATCCGGAAGGCAGCCTGGTCATGGGCCTGCTCGGGTGGCAGGACTACGCGGTCACGGACGGCAAGGCGATCCGCCGGCAGGTCCTGGAAACCGACCTGCCGCTTTCGCTGTCCCTGGGCGTGCTGGGGCTGAACGGCATCACCGCCTACTTCGCGCTGAACGCCTGCGGCGAGCCCAAGGCCGGCGAGACCGTCGTGGTGTCCACCGCCGCCGGCGCCGTGGGTTCCGTCGTCGGCCAACTGGCCCGCCACCAGGGCTGCCGCGCCGTGGGTATCGCCGGCGGCGAAGACAAGACGCGACTATGCGTCGAGGCCTTCGGCTACGACGCCGCCCTGGATTATCAGGCGCCCGGCTTGGAGCAAGCGTTGTCCGAAGCCTGCCCCGGTGGCGTCGACGTGTACTTCGACAACACGGCCGGGCGCATCAGCGACGCGGTCCATCCGCTCATCAACCGGCACGCGCGCATCGTGATCTGCGGCACGGCGTCCGTCAGCAGCTGGGATCCCTGGCCGCAAGGCCCACGCATCGAACGGCACCTGCTCAACAAGGCCGCGCGCATGCAGGGCTTCCTGGTGTGGGACTACGAGCACCGCTACGAGGAAGCCCTCGCCGCGCTCGCCCCGCTGGTGCGCGAGGGCAAGCTGCGCTACCGCGAAGAGATCCTGGACGGCATCGAGGCCGCGCCGGGTTCGATAGCCGATCTGTACCAGGGCAAGAACATGGGTAAGCGCCTGATCCGGCTGGAGGATGCCTGAATGGCCAAAAAGGTTGCAGCACACGCGGACACGGCGGCGCGAGAAGATAACGACGCCGACAAGGACGTCCACTTCCCGCCGCGGTCCGCAGGACAGGAAAACTGGGATCAGCGCCTGGGCTTTTTGATGCACGACGTTTCGCGGCTGCGCCGCAAGGTCTTTGACGAGGTCATGAAACCCGAGGGCATCACGCGCTCGCAGTGGTGGGTCATGGCACACCTGTCGCGCCATGACGGCATGTCGCAAAGCGATCTGGCCGACGTGCTGGACTTGGGGCGCGCGGCGCTGGGCGGTCTGGTCGACCGGCTGGAGGCGCTTGGCTTCGTGCGGCGCGGCGCCGACGATCACGATCGCCGCACAAAGCTCGTGCTGCTGACGCCCGAAGGCCGCGCCATGATCGAACGCATGCGGGTCAAGAGCGACGTCATGAGCGAAGCGATCCTGCAAGGCCTTGATGCTGAACAGCGTCACCAGCTGGCAGATATGCTGGGCCTGGTCAAACGCAATCTGCTGGCCTTCGATACCTCGCGCACCTGAGCCAGCACCATCCCGCGCGGCGACCGCCCAGCCCGGCGCCGCCTGCTTTTTTCTCCTTGCGCCAGGTCCCCGCGTCTTAACAGGATCTTGAGACGCGCCTCCCTAGAATCCGGAACGATTCTCATTGAGGCACTCAAGATCGCCATGGCGCAACAACAAAAAATTCACTCGCAGGGCGCGTTTGCCCTGAAAACCCTGGGCATGGCGCTGGGCGCCGCCGCCTCCGCGCAGGCCCACGGCCAGACACCGCCGGCAGACAACGCGGTGCTGCTGGCGCCCGTGACCGTGCAGGCCGACGCCCCGCCCTTCAAGGCGGACCGCGTGCAGTCGGGCAAATTCACCGAGCCGCTGCTCGACACCCCGCAAAGCATCACCGTCGTGCCGCGCGCGGTGCTGGAAGAGCAGCAGGCCAAGAGCCTGCAGGACGTGCTGCGCAACGTGCCGGGCATCACGTTCAGTTCGGGCGAAGGCAATCTGGGCTGGGGCGACATGTTCACGATCCGCGGGTTTTCGGCGGAACAAAGCATCACCGTGGACGGCATCCGCGACGCGGGCCTGTCCAGCCGCACCGACATCTTCAACCTGGAACAGGCAGAAGTCTTCAAGGGCACGGGCTCCATCGAATCCGGCATCTCGGCCGTGGGAGGCAGCGTCAACCTGGCCAGCAAGGAAGCGCGGCTGGGCTCGTTCTACAAGATGTCCGGCGGCCTGGGCACGGATCATTACCGGCGCATCACCGCGGACCTGAATCAGGAACTGACCGACAGCGCTGCCCTGCGCGTCAACCTCATGCGCCACCACAACGGCGTGGCCGAGCGCGACGTGACCGAGTTCGACCGGTCGGGCGTGGCGGCGTCGCTGGCAATGGGCCTGGGTTCGCCCACCCGCGTCACCGTCAACTACCTGCACCAGGAAGACGACAACATTCCCGACGGCGGCGTGCCGATCCAACGCGGCACCGGCGGCAAGCGCATGCCGAATGTGGCGCGCAACGCCTGGTACGGCGACCCGGACCTGTACACGGAACAGACGCGCACCGATCAGGCCACGATGAAGGTCGAGCATGACTTCACCAAGGCGGCGCGTCTGACCAACATCAGCCGCTGGCAGCAGACCGACCGCATCGGCGTGCTGGCCCCCGCGCGCTTCAATTCCACGTCGCGCACGTCGTACGGCTACGTGGGCGCCGGCCCGCTGGTGCAAAGCGCCGACGGCATTGCCTCGTACAGCGGCTTTACACCGCTGCGAGATCC
The DNA window shown above is from Achromobacter spanius and carries:
- a CDS encoding MarR family winged helix-turn-helix transcriptional regulator codes for the protein MAKKVAAHADTAAREDNDADKDVHFPPRSAGQENWDQRLGFLMHDVSRLRRKVFDEVMKPEGITRSQWWVMAHLSRHDGMSQSDLADVLDLGRAALGGLVDRLEALGFVRRGADDHDRRTKLVLLTPEGRAMIERMRVKSDVMSEAILQGLDAEQRHQLADMLGLVKRNLLAFDTSRT
- a CDS encoding MaoC family dehydratase, with protein sequence MAGLYFEQFHVGQHFTHDVRRTVTETDNVLFTTMTLNPAAIHLDAEYAKTTEFGRPLVNSAFTLGLMVGISVGDTTLGTTVGNLGWDEVRFPAPVFAGDTLRVESEVLELRESRSRPENGIVVFGHRAFNQRDELVATCRRVALMLRQPAAQAA
- a CDS encoding NADP-dependent oxidoreductase, encoding MPASPTLNRQVVLKSRPLGIPQAEHFEIRSAPVPELRDGEVLVRNQFLSVDPAMRGWVNAAANYSEPVGIGEVMRAFSAGRVVASRNPRYPEGSLVMGLLGWQDYAVTDGKAIRRQVLETDLPLSLSLGVLGLNGITAYFALNACGEPKAGETVVVSTAAGAVGSVVGQLARHQGCRAVGIAGGEDKTRLCVEAFGYDAALDYQAPGLEQALSEACPGGVDVYFDNTAGRISDAVHPLINRHARIVICGTASVSSWDPWPQGPRIERHLLNKAARMQGFLVWDYEHRYEEALAALAPLVREGKLRYREEILDGIEAAPGSIADLYQGKNMGKRLIRLEDA